The proteins below are encoded in one region of Methylobacillus flagellatus KT:
- a CDS encoding Fis family transcriptional regulator — protein sequence MASQQDLASCVRAALDEYFKDLDGQPPHAVYDMVLQCMEKPLLEYVLNRAGGNQSKAAEILGLNRNTLRKKLQQYNLQ from the coding sequence ATGGCTAGCCAGCAGGATCTCGCCAGTTGCGTGCGCGCGGCCTTGGATGAATACTTCAAGGACCTCGACGGACAGCCTCCCCATGCGGTGTATGACATGGTACTGCAATGCATGGAAAAACCACTGCTGGAATACGTACTGAACCGCGCAGGCGGCAACCAGAGCAAGGCGGCCGAGATTCTCGGCCTCAACCGCAATACCCTGCGCAAGAAGCTCCAGCAATACAATCTTCAATAA
- a CDS encoding YkgJ family cysteine cluster protein → MDCRPSCGACCIAPSISSPIPGMPEGKPAGQRCVQLDAMNRCMIFGKPERPTVCRSLRPDIEMCGNDNRHAIAWLTQLEQLTSP, encoded by the coding sequence ATGGACTGCCGCCCATCCTGCGGGGCATGCTGCATTGCCCCCTCGATCAGCAGTCCTATTCCCGGCATGCCGGAAGGCAAGCCAGCCGGCCAGCGCTGCGTGCAGCTCGACGCGATGAACCGCTGCATGATATTCGGCAAGCCGGAGCGGCCGACAGTCTGTCGCTCCTTGCGGCCCGACATCGAAATGTGCGGCAATGACAACCGCCATGCCATTGCCTGGCTCACACAACTGGAGCAACTCACCTCGCCATAA
- a CDS encoding DJ-1/PfpI family protein produces MSLPTKTNTKTAGFRLGIYVFKDAEIIDYAAPHGVFSVARRLDPELDAFLIADSLRPVQTQAGFTVLPNYSFADNPAMDALLIPGGFGTRQEMHNKRLHDYIRSLPEQTLLTSVCTGSWIYGKMGLLDGIPATSRKEPDRIEQSNAGMVPIDRLAALAPQCRISRARVVDSGRIVTGGGIAAGMEVGLHLLRRAGYDENFIAEVARIMEYHQAYAGYREDIEYAG; encoded by the coding sequence ATGTCACTACCAACCAAAACCAACACGAAAACTGCCGGGTTCCGCCTTGGCATCTATGTATTCAAGGACGCGGAAATCATCGATTATGCCGCCCCGCACGGCGTGTTCTCCGTGGCGCGCCGCCTCGACCCAGAGCTCGACGCCTTCCTGATCGCCGATAGCCTGCGCCCGGTGCAGACCCAGGCCGGGTTCACTGTACTGCCCAACTACAGCTTTGCCGACAATCCCGCCATGGATGCCCTCCTGATCCCTGGGGGCTTCGGCACCCGGCAGGAAATGCACAACAAGCGCCTGCACGACTATATCCGTTCGCTGCCCGAGCAGACACTGCTGACCAGTGTCTGCACGGGTTCCTGGATTTACGGCAAGATGGGATTGCTGGATGGCATTCCCGCCACCAGCCGCAAGGAGCCTGACCGTATCGAGCAGTCCAACGCCGGCATGGTCCCCATAGATCGACTGGCGGCACTTGCCCCGCAATGCAGGATCAGCCGCGCCCGCGTGGTGGACAGCGGCCGGATCGTGACCGGCGGCGGCATAGCCGCAGGTATGGAGGTTGGGCTGCATTTGCTGCGCCGGGCCGGCTATGATGAAAACTTCATCGCGGAAGTCGCCCGCATCATGGAATACCACCAGGCCTATGCAGGATACAGGGAAGATATCGAGTATGCGGGCTGA
- a CDS encoding DUF72 domain-containing protein gives MTPPPLSVTGKPAIRIGCAGWGIPPQHAALFPPGGGHLERYARLFDTVEIDSSFYRPHQHKTYVRWADTVPDSFRFWVKTPREITHQRRLLECEDSLLRFLEEISGLGYKLGGILVQLPPSLALDVPSAQAFFTLLRQHYAGVAACEPRHASWFSMQGEKLLQDFRLARVAADPAKFPTAGTPGGDTGFSYYRLHGAPEIYYSSYPEAYLRQLAHTLQASIGPAWCIFDNTARGGATANAWDIMRLLDKTMHQD, from the coding sequence ATGACACCGCCCCCCTTATCTGTCACAGGCAAACCTGCGATCCGCATAGGCTGTGCTGGCTGGGGAATCCCGCCGCAACATGCCGCATTATTCCCGCCCGGCGGCGGCCACCTCGAGCGCTATGCGCGGCTGTTCGACACCGTCGAGATCGACTCGTCCTTCTACCGCCCGCACCAACACAAGACCTATGTGCGCTGGGCGGATACGGTGCCGGACAGCTTTCGCTTCTGGGTCAAGACGCCCCGGGAAATCACCCATCAGCGCCGGCTGCTCGAGTGCGAAGATAGCCTGCTGCGCTTTCTGGAGGAAATCTCCGGGCTAGGCTACAAGCTGGGCGGCATCCTGGTCCAGCTGCCGCCCAGCCTGGCGCTGGACGTGCCTTCCGCACAGGCGTTTTTCACATTGCTGCGCCAGCATTACGCCGGCGTGGCAGCCTGCGAACCGCGCCATGCAAGCTGGTTTTCAATGCAGGGGGAAAAGCTATTGCAGGATTTCAGGCTGGCACGCGTGGCAGCTGACCCAGCCAAGTTTCCTACTGCCGGAACGCCAGGCGGCGACACTGGCTTCAGCTATTACCGGCTGCATGGCGCGCCGGAAATCTATTACTCGTCCTACCCCGAAGCATATTTGAGGCAGCTTGCGCATACGCTGCAAGCATCGATCGGGCCGGCTTGGTGCATCTTCGACAATACAGCGCGCGGCGGCGCCACCGCCAATGCATGGGACATCATGCGCCTCTTAGACAAGACTATGCACCAAGATTGA
- the dusB gene encoding tRNA dihydrouridine synthase DusB produces the protein MQIGPYKLKNNLVVAPMAGVTDRPFRVLCKKMGAGLAVSEMVTSNSLLYGSAKTLRRANHEGEVDPISVQIAGADPKMMAEAAKHNVDNGAQIIDINMGCPAKKICNVMAGSALLKDEPLVAQILKAVVNAVEVPVTLKIRTGWDKHNRNAVAVARMAEDIGVQALAIHGRTRACLYTGDAEYDTIAAVKQAIRIPLIANGDITTPEKAKFVLDYTKADAVMIGRAAQGRPWIFRETEHFLNTGEHLPAPEVEEIHQVMLEHIHDLYHFYGELTGMRVARKHISWYTKGLVGSANFRHHMNQLQSIEEQLQSINDFFGELKQRNARLQYEAESVATDDEAMAA, from the coding sequence GTGCAGATCGGTCCTTATAAGCTGAAGAACAATCTGGTGGTCGCCCCGATGGCAGGCGTAACCGACCGGCCTTTCCGCGTGCTGTGCAAGAAAATGGGCGCAGGCTTGGCCGTCAGCGAGATGGTAACCTCCAACTCACTCCTATATGGCAGTGCCAAGACCTTACGCCGCGCCAATCACGAAGGCGAGGTTGACCCGATTTCTGTGCAGATCGCGGGCGCCGACCCGAAGATGATGGCGGAAGCCGCCAAGCACAACGTGGACAACGGCGCCCAAATCATCGACATCAACATGGGCTGTCCCGCCAAGAAGATCTGCAACGTCATGGCCGGGTCCGCACTCCTCAAGGATGAGCCACTGGTCGCACAAATCCTCAAGGCCGTGGTCAATGCCGTAGAGGTTCCCGTCACCCTCAAGATCCGTACCGGCTGGGACAAACACAACCGCAATGCCGTCGCCGTCGCCAGGATGGCGGAAGACATCGGAGTACAGGCGCTCGCTATCCATGGCCGCACGCGCGCATGCCTCTACACTGGCGATGCGGAATATGACACCATTGCCGCCGTGAAGCAGGCCATCAGGATTCCCTTGATCGCCAATGGCGATATCACCACGCCCGAAAAGGCCAAGTTCGTGCTCGACTACACCAAGGCCGACGCCGTGATGATCGGTCGTGCCGCGCAAGGCCGTCCCTGGATATTCCGCGAGACCGAACACTTCCTCAATACCGGCGAGCACCTACCTGCGCCGGAAGTCGAGGAAATCCACCAGGTCATGCTTGAGCATATCCACGACCTTTACCATTTCTACGGCGAACTCACCGGCATGCGCGTCGCGCGCAAGCATATTTCCTGGTACACCAAGGGCCTGGTGGGATCAGCCAACTTCCGCCACCACATGAACCAATTGCAGAGCATTGAAGAGCAACTGCAATCCATCAATGATTTCTTCGGCGAGCTCAAGCAACGCAATGCGCGCCTGCAATACGAGGCAGAGTCCGTCGCCACTGACGATGAGGCCATGGCAGCATAA
- a CDS encoding methyl-accepting chemotaxis protein has protein sequence MFALHHLTLRSKVLLIVIAMILAGFGLTIAVLTYKASHLQQASALEYARALSKQYANETKAEIDSAFDAARTLAQSLEGLRHDGLASRQLADSMLKRVLEGNPGFVGVWTIWEPNAFDGRDKEFVNQPGTDATGRYLPYWNRSSGQVAVEALADYTVPGAGNYYLLARDSGEETLLEPYEYEIGGKKILITSMVVPIRYKSAVVGVAGVDMLLSAFQQRIANIKPFSTGYASLVSNQGSYIGDREAGNVGKPLPAGGAWDKIRQAVTSGQPYQDSAWDGASNATVLRIYHPIEIAQSKTPWSFAVAIPEDKILEGVYNLRNTAIVIGLLSVVVVSLALGYLIDRMVIRPIGGEPGDAANLASHIASGDLTSRVTLKPGDNFSMLHAMKVMQEKLRDMVSDIRTSSEYVSNASSEIALGNTDLSQRTENQAASLEETAASIEELTSTVGQNADNARMANELAATACNTAEHASNSVTGAVNTMQQISDESRKMSEITNVIEGIAFQTNILALNAAVEAANAGEQGRGFAVVTQEVRHLAQRSASAAKEIKQLIDGAIAKIGQGSEQVSDAGHAIEEVVTAIQRVSGIMREIAHASEEQHSGIQQINIAIATMDEATQQNAALVEQAMAAAHSLDEQAQQLSRAVALFRLS, from the coding sequence ATGTTTGCTCTTCACCATCTCACCTTGCGCAGCAAGGTCCTGCTGATCGTCATCGCCATGATCCTCGCAGGCTTCGGCCTCACCATCGCAGTACTGACTTACAAAGCATCGCACTTGCAGCAGGCATCGGCGCTCGAGTATGCCCGCGCATTGTCGAAGCAATACGCCAACGAAACCAAGGCCGAGATAGACAGCGCTTTCGATGCCGCCCGCACCCTGGCGCAATCCCTCGAAGGGCTTCGCCACGACGGGCTGGCAAGCCGCCAGCTTGCCGACAGCATGCTAAAGCGGGTGCTGGAAGGCAATCCGGGCTTTGTCGGTGTATGGACCATCTGGGAACCCAATGCATTCGACGGGCGCGATAAGGAATTCGTCAACCAGCCTGGCACCGATGCCACAGGCCGCTACCTGCCCTACTGGAATCGCAGTAGCGGTCAGGTGGCAGTGGAAGCGCTAGCCGACTATACCGTCCCCGGCGCGGGCAACTACTATCTTCTGGCCCGGGACAGTGGTGAGGAGACATTACTTGAGCCTTACGAATACGAGATCGGCGGCAAGAAAATATTGATTACCAGCATGGTGGTGCCAATCCGTTACAAGAGCGCGGTTGTCGGCGTTGCCGGTGTAGATATGTTGCTCTCGGCGTTCCAGCAACGCATTGCCAACATCAAGCCGTTTTCCACCGGGTATGCCAGCCTGGTTTCCAACCAGGGCAGTTACATTGGCGACCGCGAGGCGGGCAATGTCGGCAAACCCCTGCCCGCCGGCGGCGCCTGGGACAAGATCAGGCAGGCAGTCACTTCCGGGCAGCCCTATCAGGACAGCGCCTGGGACGGGGCGTCGAATGCCACGGTCTTGAGGATCTACCATCCGATCGAGATTGCCCAAAGCAAGACGCCGTGGTCTTTCGCCGTCGCCATCCCGGAGGATAAGATCCTCGAGGGCGTGTACAACCTGCGCAATACGGCCATCGTCATCGGCTTGCTGAGCGTCGTCGTGGTTTCGCTGGCCCTGGGCTACCTGATAGACCGCATGGTGATCCGCCCGATCGGCGGCGAACCCGGCGATGCCGCCAACCTGGCCAGCCATATTGCCAGCGGCGACCTGACCTCCCGGGTCACTCTCAAGCCGGGCGACAACTTCAGTATGCTGCACGCAATGAAGGTCATGCAGGAAAAACTGCGCGATATGGTGAGCGATATCCGCACCAGTAGCGAGTACGTTTCCAACGCGTCTTCAGAGATCGCACTCGGTAACACCGACCTGTCACAGAGGACAGAAAACCAGGCAGCATCGCTGGAGGAAACCGCCGCCAGCATAGAAGAGCTCACCTCCACCGTGGGCCAGAACGCTGACAACGCGAGAATGGCCAACGAACTCGCCGCCACGGCCTGCAATACCGCCGAGCACGCCAGCAACAGCGTGACCGGGGCCGTGAACACGATGCAGCAGATATCGGACGAGTCACGCAAGATGTCGGAGATTACCAATGTGATCGAGGGTATTGCCTTCCAGACCAATATCCTGGCGCTCAACGCCGCAGTGGAGGCTGCCAACGCCGGCGAGCAGGGCCGCGGCTTTGCCGTAGTAACGCAGGAGGTGCGTCATCTGGCACAGCGCAGCGCCAGTGCCGCCAAGGAAATCAAGCAACTGATCGACGGGGCGATCGCCAAGATCGGGCAAGGCTCGGAACAGGTCTCTGATGCTGGCCATGCCATAGAGGAAGTCGTCACTGCGATACAGCGCGTCTCCGGCATCATGCGCGAGATCGCCCATGCCTCGGAGGAACAGCACAGTGGTATCCAGCAGATCAACATTGCCATCGCCACGATGGACGAAGCGACACAACAAAACGCCGCCTTGGTAGAGCAGGCGATGGCTGCCGCCCATTCGCTGGATGAGCAGGCCCAGCAATTGAGCAGGGCGGTTGCCTTGTTCCGGCTAAGCTGA
- the purH gene encoding bifunctional phosphoribosylaminoimidazolecarboxamide formyltransferase/IMP cyclohydrolase gives MAVIKRALISVSDKTGILEFAKALAEFGVEILSTGGTAKLFRDNGIPVTEVSDYTGFPEMLDGRVKTLHPKIHGGLLGRRDLPEHVTAMQAAGIPDIDMIVVNLYPFEATVARPDATLEDAIENIDIGGPAMVRSAAKNWQDVAVLTDASQYEEVLAEMRSTGGATSKATRFALSVAAFNRISNYDGAISDYLSSFNADGTRNEFPGQINGRLVKVQDLRYGENPHQQAAFYRDLYPAPGSLVTAQQLQGKELSYNNIADADAAWECVKSFDSTACVIVKHANPCGVALGATPLEAYQKAFQTDPTSAFGGIIAFNHTLDGAAAEAVSKQFVEVLIAPDYTEEALAVFKAKANVRVLKIALPVGGDSPWSRGRNSHDTKRVGSGVLIQTADNHEISAADIKVVTKKQPTPEQLEDLLFAWRVAKYVKSNAIVFCGNGMTLGVGAGQMSRVDSTRIAAIKAQNAGLSLQGSAVASDAFFPFRDGVDVLAEAGASCVIQPGGSIRDDEVIAAADEHGLVMIFTNIRHFRH, from the coding sequence ATGGCTGTGATCAAACGTGCGCTTATCAGTGTCTCTGATAAAACCGGTATTCTCGAATTTGCCAAGGCCCTTGCCGAATTCGGTGTGGAGATACTCTCTACCGGCGGTACAGCAAAGCTGTTCCGCGACAACGGCATTCCCGTCACGGAGGTCAGTGACTACACCGGCTTCCCGGAAATGCTGGACGGACGCGTCAAGACGCTGCACCCGAAAATCCACGGTGGCCTGCTTGGTCGCCGCGACCTGCCGGAACATGTCACCGCCATGCAAGCTGCCGGCATCCCGGATATCGACATGATCGTGGTCAACCTCTACCCGTTCGAAGCGACTGTCGCCCGTCCTGACGCCACACTGGAAGATGCGATCGAGAATATCGACATCGGCGGGCCCGCCATGGTACGTTCCGCTGCCAAGAACTGGCAGGATGTTGCGGTATTGACCGATGCCTCCCAATACGAGGAAGTACTGGCCGAGATGCGCAGCACTGGTGGCGCTACCAGCAAGGCGACGCGCTTTGCCTTGTCTGTTGCCGCGTTCAACCGCATCAGCAATTATGACGGCGCCATCAGCGACTACCTTTCCTCCTTTAATGCAGACGGCACACGCAACGAGTTCCCCGGCCAGATCAATGGCCGCCTGGTCAAGGTGCAGGATCTGCGCTATGGCGAGAACCCGCATCAGCAGGCAGCGTTCTACCGCGACCTGTATCCTGCGCCCGGCTCGCTCGTGACTGCCCAACAATTGCAGGGCAAGGAGCTTTCCTATAACAATATTGCCGATGCCGACGCGGCATGGGAATGCGTCAAGAGCTTCGACAGCACGGCCTGCGTCATCGTCAAGCACGCCAATCCTTGTGGCGTGGCACTGGGCGCCACACCGCTCGAGGCCTACCAGAAAGCGTTCCAGACCGATCCGACCTCCGCGTTCGGCGGCATCATTGCCTTCAACCACACCCTGGATGGCGCAGCAGCAGAGGCCGTTTCCAAGCAGTTCGTCGAAGTGTTGATTGCACCGGACTACACCGAGGAAGCCCTGGCAGTATTCAAGGCCAAGGCCAATGTACGCGTGCTCAAGATCGCCTTGCCGGTAGGCGGCGACAGCCCATGGAGCCGAGGCCGCAACTCCCATGACACCAAGCGCGTCGGTTCCGGCGTACTGATTCAGACCGCAGATAACCATGAAATCAGCGCGGCCGACATCAAGGTCGTCACCAAGAAGCAACCGACGCCGGAACAGCTGGAAGATCTGCTGTTTGCCTGGCGTGTCGCCAAATACGTAAAATCCAACGCCATCGTCTTCTGCGGCAACGGCATGACATTGGGTGTGGGCGCTGGCCAGATGAGCCGCGTCGATAGCACCAGAATTGCCGCGATCAAGGCGCAGAACGCCGGCCTGAGCTTGCAAGGCTCCGCTGTGGCGTCCGATGCGTTCTTTCCGTTCCGCGACGGCGTGGATGTCCTGGCGGAAGCTGGTGCCAGCTGCGTGATCCAGCCAGGCGGCAGCATCCGCGACGACGAAGTGATTGCGGCGGCGGATGAACATGGGTTAGTCATGATATTCACCAATATCCGCCACTTCCGCCATTGA
- a CDS encoding (2Fe-2S)-binding protein, giving the protein MSKVKEDPDDEILCFCSGVKRGKIRALHQQGFDLQGIADMTGALTGCGGCEWEIDYFLKELDKEQGK; this is encoded by the coding sequence ATGAGTAAGGTGAAAGAAGACCCGGATGACGAAATCCTCTGCTTTTGCAGTGGCGTGAAGCGTGGCAAGATCCGCGCCTTGCACCAGCAGGGGTTCGATTTGCAGGGCATTGCCGATATGACGGGTGCGTTGACCGGTTGCGGCGGATGCGAATGGGAGATCGACTATTTCCTCAAGGAACTGGACAAGGAGCAAGGCAAGTAA
- a CDS encoding TetR/AcrR family transcriptional regulator, translated as MTLPARERLLEAACKLFYRNGVHATSVEDIQDEAMVARQSLYLHFQSKDGLVAEFLKLRDQRWLHSLQAFVDAQAQSPRQSLLALFDFLQSWFEEPGFHGCAFINISAEFSDPDHNFRLIAAQHKQRLADYILTLCIAARLPQPSTQTRYFALLMEGAIATELVTPGSQAAIQARQLATMLLQAVSPTDRRT; from the coding sequence ATGACCCTCCCTGCTCGGGAAAGGCTGCTGGAGGCGGCTTGCAAGCTGTTCTACAGAAATGGGGTGCATGCCACATCGGTGGAAGACATCCAGGATGAGGCCATGGTCGCCCGGCAAAGTCTGTACCTGCACTTCCAGTCCAAGGATGGGCTGGTCGCGGAATTCCTCAAGCTCCGCGACCAGCGTTGGCTCCATAGCCTGCAAGCCTTCGTGGATGCACAGGCGCAAAGCCCACGACAATCCCTGCTCGCCTTGTTCGATTTCCTGCAATCCTGGTTCGAGGAACCCGGCTTCCACGGCTGCGCCTTCATCAACATCTCGGCCGAATTTTCCGATCCCGACCACAATTTCCGCCTGATCGCTGCGCAACACAAACAGCGGCTGGCCGACTATATCCTCACGCTCTGCATTGCCGCCCGATTGCCGCAGCCTTCAACTCAGACGCGCTATTTCGCCTTGTTGATGGAAGGCGCCATCGCCACCGAACTCGTCACGCCAGGCAGCCAGGCCGCGATCCAGGCCCGCCAGCTGGCCACCATGTTGCTGCAGGCCGTTTCCCCCACTGATAGGAGAACCTAA
- the purD gene encoding phosphoribosylamine--glycine ligase, which translates to MKILVIGGGGREHALAWKLAQSERISRVFVAPGNAGTALDPDMVNVPITKVPELVEFAQQEQIGLTVVGPEAPLSQGVVDAFRAAGLKIFGPTQAAAQLESSKDFAKAFMIRHNIPTAAYATFTDAAAAHDYVKQQGAPIVIKADGLAAGKGVVVAMNEDEAHAAIDAMLADNKLGAAGARVVIEEFLTGEEASFIVMVDGKHILPLATSQDHKRLLDGDQGPNTGGMGAYSPAPVVTPDIHAKVMREIIDPTVAGMAKDGIPYTGFLYAGLMISEDGSVKTLEFNCRMGDPETQPIMLRLKSDLVDLLEHAVDGTLNETQADWDRRCALGVVLASANYPDTPRLGDEITGLPKDLVDAYVFHAGSAIKDDKVVTSGGRVLCVAALGETVKYAQSQAYKVAEGIKFDGMQFRTDIGYRAVKS; encoded by the coding sequence ATGAAAATTTTGGTAATCGGCGGCGGCGGACGTGAGCACGCACTGGCATGGAAGCTTGCGCAGAGCGAACGCATCAGCCGTGTATTTGTGGCGCCAGGCAATGCAGGCACCGCGCTTGATCCTGATATGGTCAATGTGCCCATCACCAAAGTCCCTGAACTGGTCGAGTTTGCGCAGCAAGAGCAGATCGGCCTGACTGTCGTCGGCCCGGAAGCGCCGTTGTCGCAAGGTGTGGTGGATGCATTCCGTGCTGCGGGCCTGAAGATTTTCGGCCCGACCCAGGCAGCAGCCCAGCTCGAAAGCTCCAAGGATTTCGCCAAGGCGTTCATGATCCGCCACAATATCCCTACGGCCGCTTACGCGACATTCACCGATGCCGCTGCCGCGCATGACTATGTCAAGCAGCAAGGTGCGCCTATCGTGATCAAGGCCGACGGCCTGGCCGCCGGCAAAGGCGTAGTGGTCGCCATGAATGAGGACGAAGCACATGCCGCGATTGACGCCATGCTTGCCGACAACAAACTCGGCGCGGCCGGCGCGCGCGTGGTGATCGAGGAGTTCCTCACCGGCGAGGAAGCCAGCTTCATCGTCATGGTTGACGGCAAGCACATCCTGCCGCTCGCCACCAGCCAGGACCACAAGCGCCTGTTGGATGGTGACCAAGGCCCGAATACCGGCGGCATGGGTGCCTACTCCCCTGCTCCCGTGGTCACGCCGGACATTCATGCCAAGGTCATGCGCGAGATCATTGATCCTACCGTGGCAGGCATGGCCAAAGACGGCATTCCCTATACCGGCTTCCTGTATGCCGGCCTCATGATCAGCGAAGACGGCAGCGTCAAGACGCTGGAATTCAATTGCCGCATGGGCGATCCGGAAACCCAGCCCATCATGCTGCGCCTCAAGAGCGATCTGGTGGACCTGCTGGAGCATGCCGTCGATGGCACATTAAACGAAACCCAGGCAGACTGGGATCGCCGTTGCGCACTGGGCGTGGTGCTGGCATCCGCTAACTATCCCGATACCCCGCGCCTGGGCGATGAGATCACCGGCCTGCCGAAAGACCTGGTTGATGCTTATGTATTCCATGCCGGCAGCGCCATCAAGGACGACAAGGTCGTGACCAGCGGTGGCCGCGTGCTGTGCGTGGCGGCGCTGGGAGAAACCGTGAAGTATGCCCAATCCCAAGCCTATAAGGTTGCGGAGGGGATCAAGTTTGATGGCATGCAGTTCCGCACCGACATCGGCTACCGCGCCGTCAAATCCTGA
- a CDS encoding competence/damage-inducible protein A encodes MMTNTMPARFGAIIIGDEILSGKRQDAHLNKVISVLGARGLALSWAEYLGDDRAQITATLQRTMASSDIVLCFGGIGATPDDQTRQAAAEAANLPIVRHSGAVAEIEARYGKDAYPKRVLMADFPRDAALIPNPVNRVPGFSLGRHYFMPGFPEMAWPMTEWILDTHYAHLFHLHQAVESSILVFDTGESQLLDLMEKITRQYPSIKLFSLPRLDERRTIELGIKGDTTAVANAMQQIQAALAEAGHPWQPVIEG; translated from the coding sequence ATGATGACCAACACCATGCCAGCCCGCTTCGGCGCCATCATCATCGGCGACGAAATCCTTTCGGGAAAACGCCAGGATGCTCACCTGAACAAGGTCATCTCGGTGCTGGGTGCAAGAGGGCTCGCCTTGTCATGGGCGGAATACCTTGGCGACGACCGTGCACAGATCACGGCAACATTGCAACGCACCATGGCCAGCAGCGACATCGTCCTCTGCTTCGGCGGCATCGGCGCCACTCCGGACGACCAGACGCGCCAGGCCGCAGCGGAAGCAGCGAACCTGCCGATCGTACGCCACTCGGGTGCGGTCGCCGAAATCGAGGCGCGCTACGGCAAGGACGCCTATCCCAAGCGCGTATTGATGGCGGATTTCCCCCGTGATGCTGCCTTGATTCCCAACCCAGTGAACCGCGTGCCCGGTTTTTCGCTAGGTCGGCACTATTTCATGCCCGGCTTCCCGGAAATGGCCTGGCCGATGACGGAGTGGATACTGGACACGCATTACGCCCACCTGTTCCACCTGCACCAGGCTGTCGAGTCCTCGATCCTGGTGTTCGATACTGGGGAAAGCCAATTGCTGGATCTAATGGAAAAGATCACGCGGCAATATCCCAGCATCAAGCTGTTCAGCCTGCCGCGCCTGGACGAACGCCGCACCATTGAACTTGGCATCAAGGGTGACACTACCGCAGTCGCAAACGCCATGCAGCAAATCCAGGCAGCCCTCGCCGAAGCAGGCCATCCCTGGCAACCGGTCATAGAAGGCTAG